Proteins encoded in a region of the Zestosphaera sp. genome:
- a CDS encoding ABC transporter ATP-binding protein — protein MSLNEKDTSNTRPYVHLRNIYKRFGDVEALKGVTLDIFTGQVLGLLGENGAGKTTLMNVLFGLYKPDAGHIYVDGKLVKIRSPAQAIKLGIFMVHQHFKLVSNYTALENIAIGITSGIESLKPANLAELKERINKVMEYSGLYVDLKEKIRNLPLGVRQRVEILKALTRGVKVLILDEPTTNLTPQEVDTLFNALRNLVKKGLGVVFITHKLHEVMAVADEIAVLKNGVLLGRFKRSDVDQATVVKLMVGERIDLEKSIIFKGLRPSGTSAQAENTARSELLKVEDICLRDKLGAPILDRVSFSLFRGEILGIAGVSGNGQRELVEILFGVRKPTSGKILMNGIDLTSLPIRERILMGLFYIPEDRLSEGISPTLSVMENLVLGIHFTYTTKKILMDFKRIRDEATQLIKKYEIKTPNMMTLASKLSGGNIQKLMIARAFHTAPKVLIAHNPTRGLDIATTEKVLNEVLSLRDAGSGVIYVSEDLDELMLISDRIAVMYKGRLVGSLPRSRFDKYEIGKLMAGVVGD, from the coding sequence TTGAGCTTAAATGAAAAAGATACGAGTAATACTAGACCATATGTTCATCTTAGGAATATTTATAAACGTTTTGGCGATGTAGAAGCTCTTAAGGGAGTAACTCTCGATATTTTTACGGGTCAGGTGCTAGGTCTCTTAGGAGAGAACGGTGCTGGAAAAACCACGTTAATGAACGTGTTATTTGGTCTTTATAAGCCAGACGCTGGACATATTTACGTTGACGGGAAGTTAGTGAAAATCAGGTCACCTGCACAAGCCATAAAGCTAGGCATCTTCATGGTTCATCAGCATTTCAAACTAGTAAGTAATTATACTGCATTAGAGAACATAGCTATAGGAATTACTTCAGGGATTGAGTCCCTCAAGCCTGCGAATCTAGCAGAGCTTAAGGAGAGAATCAATAAGGTGATGGAGTATTCAGGACTTTACGTAGATCTTAAAGAGAAAATCAGAAATCTGCCACTAGGTGTTAGGCAAAGAGTAGAGATACTTAAGGCTCTAACTAGAGGGGTTAAAGTGTTGATTCTCGATGAACCAACAACTAACCTAACACCCCAGGAAGTGGACACTCTCTTCAACGCGCTAAGGAACTTAGTTAAGAAGGGTTTAGGTGTTGTATTCATAACGCATAAACTACATGAGGTGATGGCTGTTGCTGACGAGATAGCTGTATTGAAAAACGGTGTTCTCTTAGGTAGGTTCAAACGCTCTGATGTGGATCAAGCAACAGTAGTAAAGCTAATGGTGGGTGAGAGAATAGACCTGGAAAAATCTATTATTTTCAAAGGCCTTAGACCTTCTGGTACTTCAGCTCAGGCAGAAAACACCGCAAGATCAGAGCTTCTGAAGGTAGAGGATATTTGTTTAAGGGATAAGTTAGGGGCCCCGATTCTAGACAGAGTTAGCTTCTCTCTATTCAGGGGTGAGATACTCGGTATTGCTGGGGTTTCTGGAAACGGGCAGAGAGAACTCGTCGAAATACTCTTCGGTGTTAGGAAGCCAACATCAGGAAAGATATTAATGAACGGAATAGACTTGACTAGTTTGCCTATAAGAGAAAGGATCTTGATGGGGCTCTTCTACATCCCTGAAGATAGGTTGTCTGAAGGAATCTCTCCTACGCTCTCGGTAATGGAGAATCTAGTCTTGGGGATTCACTTCACATACACTACTAAAAAGATATTGATGGACTTTAAGAGGATCAGGGATGAGGCAACACAACTGATTAAGAAGTACGAGATCAAAACACCCAACATGATGACACTTGCTTCAAAGCTTTCCGGAGGTAATATACAGAAGTTGATGATTGCCAGAGCCTTTCATACCGCACCTAAAGTTCTCATAGCTCACAACCCGACGAGAGGCTTAGACATAGCAACGACCGAGAAGGTATTAAATGAGGTTCTGAGCTTAAGGGACGCTGGATCCGGAGTTATTTATGTTTCTGAAGACCTAGACGAGCTCATGCTGATAAGTGATAGGATAGCTGTAATGTATAAGGGTAGGTTGGTCGGTTCTCTCCCTAGGAGCAGGTTCGACAAATACGAGATAGGTAAATTAATGGCTGGTGTGGTTGGTGATTAA
- a CDS encoding BMP family protein, with amino-acid sequence MLISRNLRKALSKTVAVVAVIIVIVAIATAFLMLQQPGTGVPTTSPTTTPTTTPTTTPTTTPTTTPQAPQFKLATILPGSIQDADFNTLGYLGTLHIKEKYGIDVAYSEGVSVADAERVASEYIALGYNIIFFHGGQFVSVGQKVASEHPNVVIIITGYGRIENLPPNVWQLDPAFHKGFYVLGAIAANVTKTGVICYVSGIQLPFTVSEVNAVKQALRDLGKNVTFIPVWTGDFNDPVKAKTVTASLIDQGCDIVMSSLNLANYGLFEAIKEANITKGLYVLATTKYTDKSSMLPNNLITSYIYDYGIALEYIIGQIFRGVKTGYYEIEFGRASYIKFPLKFVPNEVNEWAMKLQNMVATGQVTVVFNTTLS; translated from the coding sequence ATGTTAATTTCAAGAAATTTAAGGAAAGCACTATCTAAAACCGTAGCGGTAGTAGCCGTGATTATAGTGATTGTTGCCATAGCTACAGCATTTCTGATGCTACAGCAGCCTGGAACAGGAGTTCCTACAACTAGCCCAACTACCACACCGACAACTACTCCGACGACCACGCCAACCACTACACCCACAACGACGCCACAGGCCCCTCAGTTTAAGCTAGCTACTATACTGCCTGGTAGCATACAAGACGCAGACTTCAACACGTTAGGGTACTTAGGAACTCTCCACATTAAAGAAAAGTACGGCATCGATGTAGCATACTCCGAGGGTGTTAGCGTTGCGGATGCTGAGAGAGTAGCTAGCGAGTATATCGCGTTAGGTTATAACATAATATTCTTTCATGGAGGACAATTCGTTTCTGTAGGTCAGAAAGTAGCTAGCGAGCATCCCAACGTAGTAATTATAATAACTGGCTACGGTAGGATAGAGAATCTGCCACCTAACGTGTGGCAACTAGACCCTGCCTTTCATAAGGGCTTCTACGTCTTGGGAGCTATAGCAGCTAACGTGACTAAGACTGGAGTCATATGTTATGTTAGCGGTATTCAGTTACCATTCACGGTCTCAGAAGTCAATGCTGTCAAGCAAGCCCTACGTGATTTAGGCAAGAATGTCACATTCATTCCTGTATGGACCGGAGATTTTAACGACCCGGTCAAAGCAAAGACGGTTACCGCTAGCTTAATTGATCAAGGCTGTGACATAGTAATGTCTTCTCTCAACCTAGCTAATTACGGGCTTTTTGAGGCAATAAAAGAAGCTAACATCACTAAAGGTCTCTATGTTCTAGCAACGACTAAATATACTGATAAGTCCTCAATGTTGCCAAATAACTTGATAACTTCTTACATCTACGACTATGGCATAGCTTTAGAATACATCATAGGTCAGATATTCAGAGGTGTTAAAACCGGATACTACGAGATAGAGTTTGGTAGAGCTTCCTACATAAAGTTTCCGCTAAAGTTTGTTCCTAACGAAGTCAATGAGTGGGCTATGAAGTTGCAGAATATGGTAGCCACGGGACAAGTCACGGTAGTATTTAACACTACCTTAAGTTAG
- a CDS encoding FAD binding domain-containing protein yields the protein MFRFDVVTPVDINEALEILSKDSDVVPMAGGTNLLVWARDGKIRFKKVLDLWSLRKQLSYVLIEGDVIRIGSMTTVDELCDSVGLSKPSLLGLADVCSTFASPYVRSVATVGGNIESANPLSDIAILFLTLNARVRLISLNGVREVPLTNYYKGMRSTVRERDELIKEVVIDNPPPNSSTAFIKIDKRRGHIMGLAIGAVYAEYEEDFFKDVRIAFDSVSKPFPERAFLTESFLKGKEFREDVLREASENILPKEMVRYTGRRATAEYRLHLSKVILRRTLIKTYERVKSAYSLK from the coding sequence GTGTTTCGTTTTGATGTCGTGACTCCGGTAGATATCAACGAAGCACTTGAGATCCTTAGTAAGGATAGCGATGTTGTGCCGATGGCTGGAGGAACTAACCTCCTGGTGTGGGCTAGAGACGGTAAAATTAGATTTAAGAAAGTTCTAGATTTATGGAGCTTGCGTAAGCAACTCTCTTACGTATTGATTGAGGGAGATGTCATAAGGATAGGGTCTATGACTACCGTGGATGAGTTATGCGACTCTGTAGGGCTCAGTAAGCCCTCACTACTCGGATTAGCCGACGTATGCTCAACGTTTGCTAGTCCCTACGTTAGGTCTGTGGCTACTGTCGGGGGTAATATTGAGTCAGCAAATCCTTTATCAGATATAGCTATACTCTTCCTAACTCTCAACGCTAGAGTAAGGCTAATTAGTCTTAACGGCGTGAGGGAGGTTCCCCTGACGAACTATTATAAGGGAATGCGGTCCACCGTAAGGGAAAGAGATGAGTTGATTAAGGAAGTAGTTATTGATAACCCACCACCTAATTCATCAACAGCCTTCATCAAGATAGATAAGAGGAGGGGGCATATCATGGGGCTTGCTATAGGTGCTGTCTACGCAGAATATGAGGAAGACTTCTTCAAAGACGTGAGAATAGCTTTTGACAGCGTCTCTAAGCCCTTCCCTGAAAGAGCTTTTCTTACTGAGTCTTTCCTCAAGGGTAAGGAGTTCAGAGAAGACGTGTTGAGAGAAGCTTCAGAGAATATATTACCTAAAGAGATGGTGCGTTATACTGGCAGGAGAGCTACGGCTGAATACAGGCTCCACTTGTCTAAGGTAATACTACGTAGGACTCTCATAAAAACTTATGAGAGAGTAAAGTCTGCTTATTCACTTAAGTAA